The DNA sequence AGAACTTGAAATAAGAAGGATATCAGGACTGGCTTAGGCTGGTCTTTTTTCTGCTGCCTATTATCTATTATCCATTAGTTATTACAAAATTACTAAGATCTCAAGATAAGTTCTGGGTGCTTGAGTACTGGAATTTAGTATGAGGAGGGTGAATAAAGTCAGTAGCATTTAATCTCAGACCAAGTTTCATTTTTGATATAGAGTTGGTGTCATAAAATTTCTCGCATCTAAGTGTTTTATAAAAAGAGATTTAAAGAGCCTCAGACTTGGAGATTTAACTGTTGTAAAATTTACAATCCTTTTATTTTCTGTTACAGGAAGGTTATGATATACTAAATAGGAATTAGTGATAAGTTTGCTTGCTGTTAAAGTTGGCCATGAGGAGAAGATCTGCCTTGAGAATGGGGGAGAGATATTCTCAAGGCTCTGGAGCTGCTTCTAATAACTGAGCCAACCATAAGAACACGCTGTTCACTGAATGTGATCCCCCCGAGTATTCGGAGGGTTTTTATTTTAAAATGAAGATAATTTTTGTTATTTTAAGTGTGAAATAATATAATTAATCAAAGAGTGGTTAGAAATGGTGGGAGTTTATGAATATATTTATTTTGGAAGATAATTTAATCCAGCAAACGCGGATTAAAACCTTAGTAACGGAGATATTGCGGGAAGAAGGAATTTCAGCTCGTCAGTTTGAAGTTTTTTCCAAGGCACAAAATCTATTGGATGCTATTGCTGAAAAAGGTAATCACCAGCTTTTCCTCTTGGATATTGAAATTAAGGGAGAAGAAAAAAAGGGGTTAGAGGCAGCGGCGGATATCCGTCGGATTGATCCTGCGGCTGTTATTGTTTTTGTGACCACTCACTCAGAATTCGCTCCGATTAGTTTTAAGTATAAAGTTTCTGCCTTAGATTTTATTGATAAAACAGCTCCGGATGAGCAGTTCAAGACTGATCTGCGTGAAGTTATTGCTTATACGGCTAACAATATGCACCGCTCGGAGGAAGTGGATGAGGTTTTTACCTTTGAATCAGCTCAGGCGCGTGTTCAGCTGCCCTTCAAGGATATCTATTACTTTGCGACCTCGCCAACGCCCCATAAGGTCATGTTAATTACAAAAAATGAGCGTTTAGAGTTTTACGGTAGTCTCTCAGAGATTGCAGAAGTCAATTCACGACTCTTTTCCTGCCACCGATCCTTCCTAATTAATTTAGATAATATTAGTCGAGTGGATAAGGCTGAGCTCTTAGTCTTCTTTGAGAATGGAGATGCCTGTCCAGTTTCCCGCTTGAAGATGAAGGCTCTTATGCGGGAGTGGGGAGCCAGACAGGAGACTGTTTAAGGCAAAAAATAAAGTTTGAGAGTGGGACAAAAATCAACCACTGCGTCAATTTGGTAAATCTAGGATAATGCTAACGAGTTTGGACTTTTGTTCCAGACTCTTTTTTATTTTGCTGGAGAAGATTGAAAAACTAGGTGGTTCAATTGTCCATTTACATAGAAAAAATCTGATTTTAGTCCATCAATCTAGGATATTATTCTATGATCAGAAAGAGCAGTTGGGGATAAAAAATGCATTTCAAGAGAAATTTTGACATTTCAAGATAAAAAAACGACAATTCAAGATATTGTGGTTTAAAAATCTTTGATTTGAGATATACTAATCAGCGTAGGGATGAAGTTTTCTATCAGTTTCTCTCTCCCAATAATTATTCTGATAGAAGACAGACGCAAACTTATCCCGAACTTCTTATTTATTCGAAACCCATTTCTCATCTCTCTCCCAATATACTGTGAAATGGAAAGGGACCCGCGACGGCGGGTTCTTTTTTTTGCAAAAATTATTTTCTAATTTCTGCCAGTATGGTGAAAAGAGGATCATAAGAGGTTGGAACAGACGATCATGAGTGCTGCGCTCTCAGCTGTAAGATCATGTAAGCTATAGATGACATCTAAAATATTCGAATTCGATTTAACTGGTTTAGAGAGCATGAGGGTAAGAACTTGTATTCACATTTTTTGACAGTTAGCCTTATGTGGTAGGGACGCAAGCGACCTCCTAACGGAGTTCCATTGCTCATTTTCAAGCCTAGGGTCTTGAAAATCCCCTCGACGATTGACTTAAATAGGGTCAATCGTCTTTTTACCACGACGGCAACTGTCTGCTTTGAGCGATCTTATGGTCGCTTTTTCCAGCTGAGGCTAAGAATTTAAACTTGTGAATACAGTTTCTAAGACTTTGTTGGTTAGGCCAAGAAGCCTTACTCCTGCATAGGTTGAGAATGAGACAAAAATCGGTAAATCGTTATGAAATGGTGATTTCGATTTTCCTCGCCCTCCCATTTTAAGGCTCAGGCCTCTGCTATTTTTCTATTTTTAGGTGGCAGGCTTTGGCAGTCTATCCCCAGACTGCCAAAGTCTACTGGAGCATTTCAATCTCACCTCTGCTACAGTCGATATTGTTAGTCTACTATACTGTTATGCTGTGAAATGGCAGGTATAGCTGCTGGTGTTTCGAACTTTTACAAATATGGCTGCTAAAAGTATAAAATCTTTCAAGATGTTTGATTATCAGCAACGGTTTTCTAAATTCCTTTTTGCCAGATCTAAGGGGTTTGCGATATGGTGTTGGTGTTTGTTCGGCCTCGTGTGGGGTTGAGGTCAATGTGCCATAGTGCTTGGTGTTGGCTATCAAGTGAGGGGTGTTTAATAGCAAGTCTCTGGGGTATCTTGATGAACCTGTGCAGAGGTAGGTGAGAGCGGTAATAGTTTTGAAGCTGTATTGGAACTTACTAGAGACTTTTCGTCTTCAAATGAATAATTTCCTGTATATTTACCCAAAACATGAATAAAAAACAAAAAATTATAAAAAATCGAAAAAAAATACAAAAAGTACTTGACTCATGAATAAAAATACCATATAATGACTTTCGTAAGGTTGAGATATACAAAAAACAGCCTAAAAAAGAAGAAAAGAGAAATAATTATGTCAAAAGAAAAAGTCATTCTAGCTTACTCAGGGGGACTTGATACCTCCGTCGCGATTACTTGGTTGAAAAAAGATTACGATGTTGTTGCTGTCTGCATGGATGTCGGTGAAGGTAAGGACTTGGAATTCATCCATGATAAGGCGCTGAGCGTTGGAGCTGTTGAGTCTTACGTCCTTGATGTTAAGGATGAATTTGCTGAGGAATATGTTTTGCCAGCTTTGCAGGCTCATGCTTACTATGAACAAAAGTATCCTTTAGTATCAGCCCTCAGCCGTCCAGTAATTTCTAAGAAATTGGTTGAGATTGCTCATAAGACTGGAGCAACGACTATCGCTCATGGCTGTACTGGTAAGGGGAATGACCAAGTTCGGTTTGAAGTGGCTATTGCGGCTCTTGATCCAGAGTTGAAGGTTATTGCGCCAGTTCGGGAATGGAAATGGTCCAGAGAAGAAGAAATTGAATACGCTAAGAAGAATGGCGTGCCAGTTCCTGCTGATCTTGACAATCCTTATTCAGTTGACCAAAACCTTTGGGGGCGTGCCAATGAATGCGGTGTCCTTGAAAATCCATGGAATCAGGCCCCTGAAGAAGCCTTTGGTATTACCAATTCTGTTGAAGAGGCTCCTGATACGCCTGAATTTGTTGATATTGAATTTAAAGCTGGTAAACCGGTGGCTATCGATGGTCAAGAAATGAAATTGGCTGATTTAATTCAAAAATTAAATGATTTGGCTGGGAAGCACGGTGTCGGTCGGATTGACCATGTAGAAAACAGATTGGTCGGTATCAAGTCTCGGGAAATCTATGAATGCCCTGGTGCTATTACACTGTTGACCGCACATAAGGAAATTGAAGACCTGACCTTGGTTCGGGAAGTGTCCCACTTTAAACCAATTCTTGAAAATGAATTATCTAATTTGATTTATAATGCCCTTTGGTTTAGCCCAGCGACGGAAAGTATTTTGGCCTATATCAAAGAAACTCAAAAAGTGGTTAATGGAACTGCAAAAGTGAAATTGTACAAGGGAACTGCTAAGGTTGTGGCACGGAAGTCGCCGAATTCTCTTTATGATGAAAATTTGGCAACCTACACCACAGCAGATAGTTTTGATCAAGATGCAGCTGTAGGATTCATTAAACTTTGGGGGCTGCCAACTCAAGTCAACTCACAAGTTAATAACAAATAATGTTAATGTGAGAGGTGAGTGGGCAGAGCTCAAAATAAAGGCAAGGAAAATCTTCAGATAAAAGGGGTCAGAGAGCCCCATCTGGACCTCTTTTCTTTAAACTTAATGCCCGATGAGGCCGTTCGGTGAGGCGACTGACGGGCCCAAGAGGAAGAAGTGCTCTTCCTTTTAGGGACAAGTCCTGTGAGACCATCAAAACTAGCTATGACATAGGCTAGTTTTTTTGATATGATGGTAATACCTGTTGAAAATCAAAACGATAGGTCCTTGCACACTGAACACGCCTGTGTTTCTGTAAACTAGGTGGGTTTTCTTTGAAACGCTTAAGGGCTTTATATCTTAGTTTCAGCTTGCTGTACTTTTGGGAGTGAAACAAAAGTATGGCCTTCTACTGACTATTTTAGTAGAACAGTCTGATGCGGCGCAGTGTTGGAAGACAAGTCTTTGTTGGCCATGCTAGCTTAGTTTGCCCCTGTACAGGTCCATTAGGTGCTTTAGCCAAGGTCCCATAGGACTTGGCGTGTTAGATCCAGTGACAGCGAATTTAACTAAGGCTTTGCCTTGTCTTGACTGTAAGGGGATATAAAGAAAGCTGGTTGACTCACTAGCTGGGTTTCTTGTCTTTATAATAGATGTTGTAACATTAAAGAAAGGGAATGTTCGCTAGCTAAGCGAATCTGGTAATACTATGGCAGAAAATCATAAACTCTGGGGTGGCCGTTTTGAAGCAGGTCTAGAAAAATGGGTCGAGGAATTCGGTGCTTCTATTTCTTTTGACCAAAAGATGGCAGAATTTGACTTAAAGGGTTCCATTGCTCATGTGACCATGCTGGGGCAAACAGGCATCATCAGTCCTGAAGAAGCTAGCCAAATCAAAACAGGTCTTGAGGAACTCTTGCAGGACTTCTATGCTGGTCAGCTAGAATTTGATATCGCTAATGAAGATATCCACATGAATCTGGAGTCACTTTTGACTCAGAAAATTGGACCAGTAGCTGGAAAGCTCCATACGGCTCGTTCACGTAATGACCAAGTGGCGACCGATATGCACCTCTATCTCAAGGCTAAATTAGTTGAAGTGCTGGATAAACTGCATCATTTGCGACAAACCTTGGTTGATTTGGCTGATAAGCATGTTGATACTATTATGCCGGGCTACACCCATCTGCAGCATGCCCAGCCGATTTCCTTTGGTCATCACCTCATGGCCTACTACAGCATGTTTACCAGAGATAGTGAGCGGTTTACCTTTAACCAAAAGCACACCAATCTTTCGCCCTTGGGAGCTGCAGCTCTGGCTGGGACAACCTTCCCTATTGATCGCCAACTGACCAGCGATTTGATGGGCTTTGATGCTCCCTATAGCAATTCTCTGGATGCGGTGTCTGATCGAGACTTTATTTTGGAATTTTTGGCCAATGCCAGTATCCTCATGGTGCACATGAGCCGCATTTGTGAAGAGATCATTAATTGGTGTTCTAACGAGTACCAGTTCGTCACCTTATCTGATACCTTTTCCACAGGCTCTTCTATCATGCCGCAGAAGAAAAATCCTGACATGGCTGAACTCATTCGTGGGAAAACAGGCCGAGTTTATGGCAATTTGACTGGCCTGCTGACGGTTATGAAATCCCTGCCTCTCGCTTACAATAAGGACCTGCAAGAGGATAAGGAAGGTATGTTTGATACAGCGGAAACCATCACGGTGGCTATTGATATCTTGGCGGGAATGTTGTCCAGTATGACGGTCAACGACCGCCACATGGCGGAATCAACCGAAAAAGATTTCTCCAATGCAACAGAACTAGCAGACTATCTGGCTGTCAGGGGGCTTCCTTTCCGTCAGGCTCACGAAATTGTTGGTAAGCTGGTTTTAGAATGCACCAAGAATGGTCACTACCTTCAAGATGTCCCCTTAGAGCGCTATCAAGAAATCTCTGATCTGATTGAGGGAGACATCTATACTGCCCTGCAATCGAGGACTGCCGTTGAGCGTCGTAATTCGCTGGGTGGCACAGGCTTTGATCAGGTACACTGGCAGATTGAAGAAGCGAAGAAAACTTTAATGAGTGATAAATGATGATTGCTGACCATCAGAAAAAAGCTCCTACTAGTAAAATGTACTAGTGGGAGCTTTTAAGTTAACTGGGGAATTGTTCTATTAGTGGCGTTTAGATTTAGGCAAAAGGTTAGCCGCAAATATACTGATAAGGAGACCGACTAGGCTCAGGCTCCAGCTAGATTGCCCATTTGTTTTTGGTAATTCAGCCTGCTTGCTGGTCTTGGATCCTGTTGGGGCTGCTGTCTGACTTTGCAGGTTTTGGTAGTTGCTGGTTACCATTTGTAAGATAGCTTGACGTTTGTGGAGCGACAAGGCTGGTTTAGCGGTCTGCTCTTGTTCCTTGGCTTGTGGATCTGCTGGAGTTGTTGGACGGCTTGGATCAGTGGCTTCGGTATAGATGTACTTAAAGTCGCCAAAGCCATTCTGACTAGGATCGGCTGCAACAAACTGAATGGTTGTCTTCTGATTAAGGAGATTTTTCGCCCGCTCGGCTGTGCGGAAGTGAACATCCAGTCCCTTGATGGTATCGGCAAAACGCCAATTGTTGTCGGCAGTGGGGTTGATCGTTTTTTCAGCCGTAATGTAATTGATGAGAACCTGGCGGTTTTCTAAATTGAGCAGACGGTTTTCGCTAGCGTTTCTCACGCCTGGGAAGTTTCCGCTTGCCCGATAATTGTTGGTTGCCACCATAAATTCTTGGCCATCAGCAACCGGCTGTCCCATGTAGGTTAAGTCCCGAACGCGATGGGCGTCTGGATTGACTAGGTTGCCATCCATGTCATATTTATTAGGCTGTGTGACATCGAATGTGTAGTTGATACCATCAATGACATCAAAATTGTAAGTACGATAGTCGGTATTAATCAATTGCTGAGGCCCTGTCTTGCTAGGGTCGATTTGATTAAACTGGCCGGCTGACATTTCCAGCCATTCCCGCAAATCTTTGCCGGTAACTTTGAGAACAGCTGTAACATTGTCGTAGAGGTAAAGGTCTGCGACGTTTTTAATTGCGATTGGACCGGCAGGAATATCAGTGTAGGAAGAAGCATCATTGCGAGCACCGGCCTTAAAAGGAGCAGCTGCTGAGAGGAGGGGCAGACTGGCTTCTGGTGTTCCTGCCAGTTGCTCCTTCAGATACCAGCGTTGGGCATTGTTGACCATTTGAATGGAAGGGTCGTCTTCTACTAAGGCAAAATAGCTGTTGATTGGAGCAGTTGTTGTTCCGACTTGTTCGCGGACATAATCGATAGTGGCTTCGTGGTCAGGTTTGGCTAGGTTTAAAATTCTTTCATCAGCCTGATTAGAATTGCTGTCAATCTTGCGAATTTCGGCGTGACTTTGCTCAACCTTCCATTTACCACCTTGAAAGAGCAGGTTGAGCTTGATGACGCCTAGATGGTCGCCATATTTCCCGCCCATGGTAACAGGAATACCGTTGATTTTGCCGTTAAAACCATCGACACCGGGAATTTTTTCATAGACTCCTGTACCATTCCCCGATGGGAACTCAGCATGGGCGTGACCAGTGACAACCGCGTCGATTCCCTTAGCGCTGGCAATTTGGTAGCCGACATTTTCTTCACCGATATCATAGCGATCGTTACCAATACCTGAGTGGGACATGACCAAAACGATGTCGGCCCCCTTGGCCCGCATCTCTGGGGCGACAGCCTCGACAGCTTGAACTGCATCGATGGTCTTGACCTTACCTTCTAAATTAGCCTTATCCCAATTCATGATTTGAGGTGGAACGATACCTGTGATACCAACATTGACGGTGACTTGCCGGCCGTTAATATCGGTAAAGGTTTTGGGAATAATAATATAGGGATTGAAATAGTGTTTGCCAGTTCTAGCATCAATGACATTGGCATTGACGATTGGTAGACCTGCTGAATCAACAACGCGATTGAGGTAGTCCAAACCATAATTGAATTCATGGTTTCCCAGCGAAGCTGCATCATAATGCAAGGTCGTAAAGGCCTTGTACATGGGATGCTGTTGGCCCTGCTTAACAGGATTGATGAGTGCTTCGTAAGTTCCCAGTGGGGTGCCTTGAATGGTATCGCCATTATCGACCAAGACGGAGTTAGGATTTTCCTTTTCAGCCTGATCAATGAGAAGGGCGGTCTTGGCTAGGCCGATATTTTGGGCATCCTTATCTTGATAGTAATCGTAGTTAACCAGATTGGTGTGGAGGTCGGTGGTTGAAAGGATTTGGACATCTACCTTCTCACCTTCAATCGGCTTTGTATCATCAGCCTTTTCTTGTTCGGCGGTTTGCGGAGTTTGATTTTGATAGATTGATTGCTCTTGGCTATTTGAAGCTTGAACAGCAGAGGCTTGGGCATTAGCATAGTCTTGGCTTTGGTCTTGATTGGTTGGAACCTGTTGACTGCTAACGTCATTGGCGCTTGCTACTTGATTTTGTGTCTGGGACTGAGGGAGCTGCTCGTCAGCTGTGACTTGGTTAGCGACTAGTCCAGCTGTGACCAGCGAGAGCAGCAAGGCACTTTTTCTTAGGTAGTGTTGAGACATGTAGAAACTCCTTACTAATTAATGATGGCCATATAGGCAAGGCGGAAAGAAGGCAGCTGTGCTTACATTTAAATGCTGTAAAAGACGGATGCCTAAAAGTTCGTTTATAGACGCTTTCAGGTTTTATTATACACAGAAAATAGAAACTAACAAGTTAAACTCCGAACTTTAATTGTATAACATTTAATTTCTATCGTATAACAGTCAATCTTTCCTTCGGAGGTTTTTGTAGCTGGTTTAATACTTAGAGCTCAATTGGTCTGGCATTTATGGCTAACTAGTGATAAAATGTAGCTTGGTAAAGGGAATCATCTGAGATATTAGATGAGGAGTGCTAAATCTAGGGGATTTTTGGCTTTTGGCTCTTTTATGGTATAATAAGGGGTAATTTAGAGTGTTTGGAGACTGCCTTGAAGAAGACCTATCGTGTTAAAAAAAACTTAGATTTTCAAGCTATTTTTAGGCGAGGCAAGAGTGTCGCCAATAGGAAATTTGTTGTTTATAGTTTAGAAAGGCCACAGAAGCATTTTAGAGTTGGTCTGTCAGTCAGTAAAAAGCTCGGCAATGCCGTTACCCGCAATCGGATCAAACGGAAGATGAGACATGTTTTGATGGAATTGGCTCCGCATTTAAGCAACGATGACTTTGTTATCATTGCTCGAAAAGGTGTTGAAGATATGGACTATCGAGCAGTGAGACAGAATTTGAAACATGTTCTGAGTCTAGCTGGTCTCTATCAAGATTGAGTTTTGCCCTTGGAGTGGGGTCCTGATGATTTAGTGATGTCGTATTGAAAGGAATATTTTGTGAAAAAAAAACTTAAATTAAGTGGTCTAGTTCTAGCAGCTTTGATCGTCTTGTCTGCCTGTGCTCGTCGTAATCCAGTTAACAGTTCGTCGACAGGCTGGGATCAGTTGGTTTACGGTTTTGGTCGCGCTATCCAGTGGCTGTCCTTTGGTGGATCGGTTGGAATTGGGATCATTCTTTTTACGCTAATTGTTCGTTTGGCCTTGATTCCTCTCTATAATCGTCAGATTAAATCCAGCCAAGAAATTCAAGAACTTCAGCCTGAGCTTAAACGGATTCAGAAAGAATACGCTGACGACCGCAATATGCAGGCTATAAAAACGCAGGAGCTCTACAAAGAAAATGGTGTGAACCAGTGGGCAGCCTTACTGCCTTTAGCCATCCAATTTCCCGTCATGATGGCTCTTTATCAGGCCTTGATTCGGGTACCTGCCTTGAGTCAAGGGAATTTCTTGTTCTGGAATCTAGGTGAAAATGATGGAACCTATATCTTGCCGATTCTGGCAGCCATTTTCACCTACCTGTCTATGTGGCTCAGCAATAAGGCAGCCAAGGAAAAGAATGCCTTTATGACAGCTACTAGCATTGTTATGCCTCTCTTTATTTTGTGGATTGGAACTCGCTTCACGAGTGGGATTGCCCTCTACTGGGCAATCGGTAATGCCTTTCAGGTAGCTCAGCTTTTAATTTTCCACAATCCCTTTAAAATTATTGCTGAGCGGGAACTTAAGGAGGCACAAGAAAAAGAAAGGGAAGCAAAAATTCGTCGAGCGAAGAAAAAAGCCCGGAAGAAACGTAAGTAGACGCATCAGAAAAAGGCGAAAATTTTCTGTTAGCGAAGGAGTATAGATATTATGGTAGTGTTCACAGGTAATACTGTTGAAGAAGCAATTCAGGCAGGTCTTGGTGATTTAGGTATCACTAGAACTAAGGCTTCTATCCGCGTTCTCTCGCGCGGGAAAAAAGGTTTTTTCGGTTTTGGTAAGAAACCAGCCAAAGTTGATGTAGAGGTCATCAGCCGCACGACTGTTTCTCAAGCTGACCAAGAGATTGTTCGGAACTTGCCAAAAGCCTTGAGTAAACGGGAAGCTTCAGAAGAAGCTCTCAAACAAGAGGCAGCAGAGTCCCGCAAGGTGACGAGCATTATCAAGTATTTGGAAAATCGTGGCCAAATCGTTAATGATAAGGCTAAATCTGAAATGCTGGATGCTAGACGCTCAATAACGTCTGTTCTTAGCGATTTACTTCCCGATGAAATTGTTGAAGAGTATCGGCGTAAGAAGGAAGAGCTGGATAAGGAAGGCCTTGATTGGACAGATGAGCTAGAAGCTGAGGATAGTCAAGCTGCTGATTCAGCTGAGCTTTCTGCTGAAGATTCACAGAAGACCGTTGGCCAAAGAGCAGCTGTCCCTGTGGCGGAAGCCTCGGTTGCCCAAGAGAATCCAGCACAGTCAGCGGCTGAAGGATCGGAGCCAGAGTTGGATCGCTTAACTGAAAACTCTGAGAGTGGGTCCCATCCGATTGAAACCACGGTCGGCAAGGATATTGATGAAGCCGCCGAGGCTGTGACAGGCTATCTTGAAACTATTATCTACGAAATGGATGTGGAGGCTGGTTTAACAACTAATCAATCCGGTCGTCAAATCACCATTCAGGTTGAAGCACCAGAGGCCGGTCGAGTAATCGGTTATCATGGTAAGGTGCTTAAATCCCTGCAAATCTTGGCCCAAAACTTCTTACATGACCATTATTCCCGTTCTTTCTCAGTGACAGTCAATGTTCATGATTATGTCGAACGTCGCATGGAGACCTTGATTGATTTTGCCCATAAAATTGCTGAGCGTGTTTCAGACAGCGGTCAGGCTTATCGTATGGACAGCATGTCCAACGATGAACGTAAGATCATCCATAAAGCGATTGCCAAAATTCCTGACGTGGACAGTTATTCAGAGGGACACGACCCTAAGCGTTATGTGGTTGTTGTTCCTAGTCGAGAAGATTAAACTAATTAAGAGGGTGGAACCGCTAATCGGCAGTGGTTGGGAGTCCTTATCTTGGGGTGCAGTCCTATTTTCAGGCCCCCCCTTAAACAGTCCACTGGACTGTTTAACTACTCCGCAAGTGTTGGCGGCCATCCTAATCAGCTGTGCGTAGGTGGGACAACGAAGTCGATTTATATAAATCGACTTCTGTTCCACTCTCAATGAACTGTGTAGGGGTAAGACTTCTTGGGCCTAGCCAACAAGTCTTACTCCCACTACTGCGTCAATTGTAAATCGAGAACAATGTTAACGAGTCTGGGACAAAAGTCCAGACTCGTTTTGTTATGGCTTCCAGCCAGTTTTTAACGGAGAGCCAAACAATAAAACTATCAGCCCAGCTGATGGCTACTAAGGTTTTGAGCTGTCATTTATTAGGTAGGAACACCCTATCAAGATGATATGTATTGTAAAAGCTAGATAAAAAATCTAATGTTCAGGGTTCTTTTTCTCCGCTTACCTATGGATTTTGACCGCTTGGCTGAATTTTGTCCACAAACCTTTTTCCTTTGGTACAATTAGGCCAGTAAAAGGAAAGCGGGTGTTCAGATGCTTATTGAAACGAAAAACTTAACGAAGGTCTACGGTGAGAAAGCGGTTCTGGAAAACCTCAATATTCAGGTAGATAAGGGGCAATTGCTCGCTTATATTGGAACCAATGGGGCCGGGAAATCAACCACAATTAAGATTTTGACAGGGCTTTTGGCAGCCAGTTCAGGTCAGGTCAAATTAGCACCAAATCTCAAGATTGGAATGGTCTTTCAAGACAGCGTTCTTGATGAGGACTTGAGTGTTCAGGCAAATTTGGAGAGTCGTGCAGGCCTTTATCGCCAAATTGATAAGGCTTGGACTAAAGACTTGGTGAAGATGCTTTCGATTGAGGACCTCCTCAAACAGGAATACGGTACTTTATCGGGCGGTCAACGGCGTCGAGTGGATATCGCCAGAGCTCTCTTGACTAAACCAGATTTGCTTTTCTTAGACGAGCCGACAACGGGTTTGGATCTCCAAAGCCGCAGGGGTATCTGGGATCTGCTGTATCAGCTGCAGAGAGAAGAAGGGTTGACTATCTTTTTGACCACCCACTACTTGGAAGAAGCTGAAAATGCTGATATGGCCTATATTATTGACCATGGTCGGGTTCTGGTTCAAGGTTCTGCTCAAGAACTCAAGGAGCAATATGCCAAAAATCGTCTCTTGATTAAGACTGACCGTAGGAAATTTTCAGGGCTAACCTATGAGGAGAAAGCTGATGGTTGGTTGCTGTTTGAAGATCTAACTACGCCACAGGCCTTGGATTTTCTAGTTAGCCATCAAAATCACATCCTTGATTTTGATTTTCAAAAGGGGGACATTAATGATGTTTTTATGGCTGTTGCAGGAACTGAATTTAAAAACTAAGAAGGAGCTTACCTATGATTACAATGGCAAAAAGGAACTTACGACTCTATTTTCATAATAAGGTGACCGTTTTTTTCTCCCTCATGGGAGCCTGGATTGCCTTTGGCCTTTATCTCATCTTTTTGCAAAAAAACATGCAGGATGCTTGGTCTGGCACTAGTCATCCTGAGAAAATGCTGGATCAATGGATTATGGGCGGTACCTTGGCAGTAGCTTC is a window from the Streptococcus criceti HS-6 genome containing:
- a CDS encoding response regulator transcription factor is translated as MNIFILEDNLIQQTRIKTLVTEILREEGISARQFEVFSKAQNLLDAIAEKGNHQLFLLDIEIKGEEKKGLEAAADIRRIDPAAVIVFVTTHSEFAPISFKYKVSALDFIDKTAPDEQFKTDLREVIAYTANNMHRSEEVDEVFTFESAQARVQLPFKDIYYFATSPTPHKVMLITKNERLEFYGSLSEIAEVNSRLFSCHRSFLINLDNISRVDKAELLVFFENGDACPVSRLKMKALMREWGARQETV
- a CDS encoding argininosuccinate synthase; amino-acid sequence: MSKEKVILAYSGGLDTSVAITWLKKDYDVVAVCMDVGEGKDLEFIHDKALSVGAVESYVLDVKDEFAEEYVLPALQAHAYYEQKYPLVSALSRPVISKKLVEIAHKTGATTIAHGCTGKGNDQVRFEVAIAALDPELKVIAPVREWKWSREEEIEYAKKNGVPVPADLDNPYSVDQNLWGRANECGVLENPWNQAPEEAFGITNSVEEAPDTPEFVDIEFKAGKPVAIDGQEMKLADLIQKLNDLAGKHGVGRIDHVENRLVGIKSREIYECPGAITLLTAHKEIEDLTLVREVSHFKPILENELSNLIYNALWFSPATESILAYIKETQKVVNGTAKVKLYKGTAKVVARKSPNSLYDENLATYTTADSFDQDAAVGFIKLWGLPTQVNSQVNNK
- the argH gene encoding argininosuccinate lyase; the protein is MAENHKLWGGRFEAGLEKWVEEFGASISFDQKMAEFDLKGSIAHVTMLGQTGIISPEEASQIKTGLEELLQDFYAGQLEFDIANEDIHMNLESLLTQKIGPVAGKLHTARSRNDQVATDMHLYLKAKLVEVLDKLHHLRQTLVDLADKHVDTIMPGYTHLQHAQPISFGHHLMAYYSMFTRDSERFTFNQKHTNLSPLGAAALAGTTFPIDRQLTSDLMGFDAPYSNSLDAVSDRDFILEFLANASILMVHMSRICEEIINWCSNEYQFVTLSDTFSTGSSIMPQKKNPDMAELIRGKTGRVYGNLTGLLTVMKSLPLAYNKDLQEDKEGMFDTAETITVAIDILAGMLSSMTVNDRHMAESTEKDFSNATELADYLAVRGLPFRQAHEIVGKLVLECTKNGHYLQDVPLERYQEISDLIEGDIYTALQSRTAVERRNSLGGTGFDQVHWQIEEAKKTLMSDK
- a CDS encoding bifunctional 2',3'-cyclic-nucleotide 2'-phosphodiesterase/3'-nucleotidase, which encodes MSQHYLRKSALLLSLVTAGLVANQVTADEQLPQSQTQNQVASANDVSSQQVPTNQDQSQDYANAQASAVQASNSQEQSIYQNQTPQTAEQEKADDTKPIEGEKVDVQILSTTDLHTNLVNYDYYQDKDAQNIGLAKTALLIDQAEKENPNSVLVDNGDTIQGTPLGTYEALINPVKQGQQHPMYKAFTTLHYDAASLGNHEFNYGLDYLNRVVDSAGLPIVNANVIDARTGKHYFNPYIIIPKTFTDINGRQVTVNVGITGIVPPQIMNWDKANLEGKVKTIDAVQAVEAVAPEMRAKGADIVLVMSHSGIGNDRYDIGEENVGYQIASAKGIDAVVTGHAHAEFPSGNGTGVYEKIPGVDGFNGKINGIPVTMGGKYGDHLGVIKLNLLFQGGKWKVEQSHAEIRKIDSNSNQADERILNLAKPDHEATIDYVREQVGTTTAPINSYFALVEDDPSIQMVNNAQRWYLKEQLAGTPEASLPLLSAAAPFKAGARNDASSYTDIPAGPIAIKNVADLYLYDNVTAVLKVTGKDLREWLEMSAGQFNQIDPSKTGPQQLINTDYRTYNFDVIDGINYTFDVTQPNKYDMDGNLVNPDAHRVRDLTYMGQPVADGQEFMVATNNYRASGNFPGVRNASENRLLNLENRQVLINYITAEKTINPTADNNWRFADTIKGLDVHFRTAERAKNLLNQKTTIQFVAADPSQNGFGDFKYIYTEATDPSRPTTPADPQAKEQEQTAKPALSLHKRQAILQMVTSNYQNLQSQTAAPTGSKTSKQAELPKTNGQSSWSLSLVGLLISIFAANLLPKSKRH
- the rnpA gene encoding ribonuclease P protein component, whose amino-acid sequence is MKKTYRVKKNLDFQAIFRRGKSVANRKFVVYSLERPQKHFRVGLSVSKKLGNAVTRNRIKRKMRHVLMELAPHLSNDDFVIIARKGVEDMDYRAVRQNLKHVLSLAGLYQD
- a CDS encoding YidC/Oxa1 family membrane protein insertase is translated as MKKKLKLSGLVLAALIVLSACARRNPVNSSSTGWDQLVYGFGRAIQWLSFGGSVGIGIILFTLIVRLALIPLYNRQIKSSQEIQELQPELKRIQKEYADDRNMQAIKTQELYKENGVNQWAALLPLAIQFPVMMALYQALIRVPALSQGNFLFWNLGENDGTYILPILAAIFTYLSMWLSNKAAKEKNAFMTATSIVMPLFILWIGTRFTSGIALYWAIGNAFQVAQLLIFHNPFKIIAERELKEAQEKEREAKIRRAKKKARKKRK